From Arachis stenosperma cultivar V10309 chromosome 2, arast.V10309.gnm1.PFL2, whole genome shotgun sequence, one genomic window encodes:
- the LOC130961353 gene encoding putative disease resistance protein RGA3: protein MENAPFMLLSQLKYLRALSFNSFPLESVPDSIGELIHLRYLDLSETYIVTLPESLGNLYNLQTLKLYRCRNLKMLPVCMKDLVNLRHLDIRVTQSLHEMPKGMSQLKNLQFLSDYVVGKREENKITELGVLADLQQSISIAGLENVVNSSEASMARMFDKDGICSLELSWSPDEDENEVDSQIERDILNELQPHCNLKKLEIEGYRGTTFPDWLGHSSYHNITRVKLDGCRNCCMLPSLGQLPSLKHLEIGFFESLGIVGAEFYFYENDESCVETPPFQKLETLLFKSMPCWKEWRSLVFNAFPRLRELTIWKCPSLRGDLPIHLSSLQSLKIEKCDELSCCVPRAPAITTLSISGKHLVGSVVEAITNTQLTCLTSLRISDCSSHIWFPVSAIPPSLQELWIRDCRKLEFEMDGQHHSLQELYIRSSCDSLASFSLLDSFPNLVRIHINYCGNMESIVVSRSLSCLRYLWINHCGSMKSVSTIWMAAPQLEHLELVGCPEIDLSAPGVPHRSLRYLGISYCEKLVSTAVFMNSQFQGLIHLSIEGEYKESVKCLPKEGWLPASLESLELKRIKSVETLECKGLAHLTSLQHLTINECPKLENMEGEKLPASLTQLNIWGSPLLGKRCEMKDPQLWPKISHIPAIQVDGRWIW from the coding sequence ATGGAAAACGCACCTTTCATGTTGTTGTCACAGTTGAAGTACCTGAGAGCCTTGTCGTTCAATAGCTTTCCTCTAGAGTCTGTACCTGATTCAATAGGTGAGTTGATTCATTTGCGTTACTTGGATCTGTCCGAGACCTACATTGTTACATTGCCGGAGTCATTGGGTAACCTGTATAACTTGCAGACCTTGAAGTTGTATAGGTGTAGAAATCTGAAAATGCTACCTGTTTGCATGAAAGACCTTGTCAATTTGCGCCATCTTGATATTAGAGTGACTCAGTCATTGCATGAGATGCCGAAAGGCATGAGCCAGTTGAAAAATTTGCAGTTTTTAAGCGACTATGTTGTTGGGAAGCGTGAAGAGAACAAGATCACAGAATTGGGAGTACTTGCAGATCTACAGCAATCAATTTCCATTGCCGGTTTGGAGAATGTGGTGAACAGCAGTGAAGCTTCGATGGCAAGAATGTTTGATAAGGATGGCATTTGCTCTTTGGAGTTGAGTTGGTCGCCAGATGAAGATGAGAATGAAGTTGATTCCCAAATAGAAAGAGATATACTGAACGAGTTACAACCTCATTGTAATTTGAAAAAACTAGAAATCGAGGGTTATAGGGGTACAACCTTTCCAGATTGGTTGGGACATTCTTCCTACCACAACATCACCAGAGTAAAACTGGATGGTTGCAGGAATTGTTGTATGCTTCCTTCACTTGGACAATTGCCCTCTTTGAAGCACCTTGaaattggattttttgaaaGTCTGGGGATTGTGGGTGCTGAGTTTTACTTTTACGAGAACGATGAATCTTGTGTGGAGACACCACCATTTCAAAAGCTTGAAACTCTTTTGTTTAAGTCAATGCCTTGCTGGAAGGAGTGGCGTTCATTGGTGTTCAATGCATTTCCTCGACTTAGGGAGCTTACCATATGGAAGTGTCCGTCGTTGAGAGGAGATTTGCCCATTCATCTATCATCTTtgcaatcacttaagattgagAAGTGCGATGAGCTGAGTTGTTGTGTTCCAAGGGCTCCTGCGATTACCactctttcaatttcaggaaaGCATCTAGTGGGGTCCGTGGTGGAGGCCATTACCAACACGCAACTCACTTGCCTCACTTCTCTACGCATCTCAGATTGTTCCTCCCACATATGGTTTCCAGTGAGTGCTATTCCCCCATCACTACAAGAGTTGTGGATACGGGATTGCAGAAAATTAGAATTCGAAATGGATGGCCAACACCACTCACTTCAGGAACTATACATACGTAGCAGCTGTGATTCACTTGCGTCCTTCTCCTTGTTGGATTCCTTTCCGAATCTCGTGCGTATTCATATCAATTACTGTGGAAACATGGAGTCTATTGTGGTGTCACGCTCTCTTTCATGTCTCCGTTATTTATGGATCAACCATTGTGGGAGTATGAAATCCGTGTCGACGATATGGATGGCAGCACCTCAGCTAGAGCATCTCGAATTAGTGGGTTGCCCAGAGATCGATTTGTCTGCTCCAGGGGTTCCACACCGTAGCCTCAGATATCTTGGAATCAGCTACTGCGAGAAACTAGTGAGCACTGCAGTTTTCATGAATTCACAATTTCAAGGGCTTATTCATCTTTCGATTGAAGGTGAATATAAGGAGAGTGTGAAGTGCCTCCCAAAGGAAGGTTGGTTGCCTGCCTCACTTGAGTCTCTGGAACTCAAACGCATTAAAAGTGTGGAGACGTTGGAATGCAAGGGACTTGCCCACCTCACCTCCCTCCAACATTTAACTATTAATGAATGTCCCAAGTTGGAGAATATGGAGGGTGAAAAGCTGCCTGCCTCTCTAACACAACTCAACATCTGGGGAAGCCCTTTGCTGGGCAAACGGTGTGAGATGAAGGATCCACAGCTTTGGCCCAAAATCTCCCACATCCCTGCCATTCAAGTTGATGGCAGATGGATTTGGTAA
- the LOC130963596 gene encoding putative disease resistance RPP13-like protein 1 — protein sequence MAEKLYGGAYLSPFVDTVLDNMSSILEEDDSFLESNNLLGRLQNCLYDVAPVLDDAELKQFTDKKVKKWLVDLQDALFMADDLLDELSTKAAIAATQMDPGNSSSWSRLVDSYIEDTGDIEYIVRRLESAVARKNYLRLKETAKVDMSWRIPSTCLVEPSEICGRKEDKEAILKLLLDDDDDAHGDLSVIPIVGMGGIGKTTLAQLLYNDDKMKGNFDFRGWVCVSEEFDVTKVTKTIIEAITKSPCNLNDLNLLQQELKEKLSTRKFFVVFDDAWNEDYEDWNRLLKPFQNGVKGSKILITTRSKKVASAAQTVSPHELSLLSDEDCWLVFSKHARLSTDSMENPILRKVGKDIVKKCDGLPLAAQALGGLLRGNSDVEYWKHILKSEVWKFSNDKIKVVPALRISYYYLPSCLKECFVYCSLYPKDYEFDKDELILLWMAQNFLQPTGRNTLEEVGDEYFNELVARSFLQPHSTLTNIFVMHDLVHDLALMFGGEFYFRAEELQNAVEVDIKTRHLSHNAKGNYPISKLLGVCD from the coding sequence ATGGCTGAAAAACTTTATGGTGGAGCTTACCTCTCTCCCTTTGTTGATACTGTTTTGGACAACATGTCTTCAATACTTGAAGAAGACGACTCTTTCCTCGAAAGCAACAACTTGCTTGGAAGGTTACAGAATTGTCTGTATGATGTTGCACCTGTTCTTGATGATGCTGAGCTGAAGCAGTTCACTGACAAGAAAGTGAAGAAGTGGCTTGTTGATCTTCAAGATGCTCTCTTTATGGCGGATGACTTACTCGACGAACTCTCCACTAAAGCCGCTATTGCTGCCACTCAAATGGATCCAGGTAACTCTTCCTCCTGGTCTCGCCTTGTTGATTCATATATTGAGGATACTGGTGACATCGAATACATAGTTCGAAGACTAGAATCTGCTGTAGCACGCAAAAATTATCTTCGTTTGAAGGAGACCGCAAAGGTGGACATGTCATGGAGAATTCCATCCACATGTCTTGTTGAACCATCGGAGATATGTGGCAGGAAAGAAGACAAGGAGGCCATACTGAAGCTGTTgttggatgatgatgatgatgctcaTGGTGATTTATCTGTCATTCCCATTGTGGGCATGGGCGGAATAGGAAAGACTACTTTGGCCCAATTGCTTTACAATGACGATAAAATGAAGGGGAATTTTGATTTTCGAGGTTGGGTTTGTGTGTCCGAAGAGTTTGATGTCACTAAGGTCACCAAGACTATAATTGAGGCAATAACAAAGAGTCCTTGTAACTTGAATGATTTGAATTTACTTCAACaggaattaaaagaaaaattgtcAACGCGGAAATTCTTTGTTGTCTTTGATGACGCATGGAATGAGGATTATGAAGATTGGAATAGGCTTCTAAAACCTTTTCAGAATGGGGTTAAGGGGAGTAAAATTCTCATAACCACTAGAAGTAAAAAAGTGGCTTCTGCCGCGCAAACGGTTTCACCACATGAACTAAGTTTATTGTCGGATGAAGATTGTTGGCTAGTATTTTCAAAACATGCACGCCTTTCCACTGACTCTATGGAAAATCCAATTCTGAGAAAAGTCGGCAAAGATATTGTAAAGAAGTGTGATGGATTGCCCTTGGCAGCTCAAGCCCTCGGAGGCCTATTGCGTGGAAATTCTGATGTCGAGTATTGGAAGCATATATTGAAGAGTGAGGTATGGAAATTCTCCAATGACAAGATAAAAGTTGTTCCGGCTTTAAGAATCAGTTATTATTATCTTCCTTCATGTCTGAAAGAGTGCTTTGTTTATTGCTCGTTGTATCCGAAGGATTATGAATTTGATAAAGATGAGCTCATCTTGTTATGGATGGCTCAGAATTTTTTACAACCAACTGGGAGAAACACTTTAGAAGAAGTTGGTGATGAATATTTCAATGAATTAGTTGCGCGATCATTTTTGCAACCTCATAGTACTCTGACAAATATATTTGTGATGCATGATCTCGTACATGATTTGGCACTGATGTTTGGTGGAGAATTCTATTTTAGAGCGGAAGAGCTTCAGAATGCAGTTGAGGTTGATATTAAAACTCGTCATTTGTCCCATAATGCTAAAGGCAATTATCCAATCTCAAAACTGTTGGGAGTTTGTGAC